In Puniceicoccaceae bacterium, one DNA window encodes the following:
- a CDS encoding pyruvate carboxylase subunit B, translating to MSASVPVLFNNNVLRDGHQSLAATRMATEHMLPVCEMLDNWGFASLETWGGATIDAGLRFLNEWPFDRLDALKKACPNTKHMMLLRGQNIVAYAHQPDDVVEAFIQMSAKHGMDIFRIFDALNDPRNMQCAIAAANKAGKEAHGVICYTTSPVHNVEGFIKLGCELEEMGASTIVIKDMAGLIPPMEAYAIVKGLKQNVKVPVWIHTHETAGLGATTYYAAVEAGVDAIDLSVIPFANGTGQPDALRMINILKGHPRCPKISDSQIEALSKVRAHLTKVYDDLSKFTSHQNEIVDSDALLYQVPGGMLSNFRSQLKEQNMEDKFDEVFNEVPIVRKALGWMPLVTPTSQIAGNQAFLNVKFGRWKNLSPQAQDIALGYYGRTPAPIDPEVQAIASKQSGLEPITCRPVESTAVKRKGMEDLRAELKEKGYPCDDEHCVIWAMFPAQVESYYKSRNTTPTSPAAPVDASSPAPSIPSFTGRSDMVLSVGGTQYKVSVEEA from the coding sequence ATGAGTGCAAGCGTTCCCGTCCTTTTCAACAATAACGTTCTGCGTGATGGTCACCAGTCTCTGGCTGCCACCCGCATGGCGACTGAGCACATGCTTCCCGTCTGTGAAATGCTCGATAACTGGGGCTTTGCTTCCTTGGAAACCTGGGGAGGTGCCACTATCGATGCGGGTTTGCGATTTCTGAATGAATGGCCCTTTGACCGTCTGGATGCACTCAAAAAGGCCTGTCCCAACACCAAGCACATGATGCTGCTGCGTGGGCAGAACATTGTTGCCTACGCACACCAACCCGACGACGTGGTCGAAGCGTTCATCCAGATGTCCGCCAAACACGGCATGGATATTTTTCGCATTTTTGATGCGCTCAATGACCCACGTAACATGCAATGTGCCATCGCTGCAGCCAATAAAGCGGGCAAGGAGGCACACGGTGTCATCTGTTACACCACCAGTCCCGTTCACAATGTCGAGGGCTTCATCAAGCTCGGCTGCGAACTCGAGGAAATGGGGGCGAGCACCATCGTCATCAAGGATATGGCAGGCCTGATTCCGCCGATGGAAGCCTATGCCATCGTCAAGGGGCTGAAGCAGAATGTAAAGGTGCCGGTCTGGATTCATACTCACGAAACGGCAGGGCTTGGTGCAACCACCTACTATGCAGCAGTCGAAGCGGGCGTTGACGCCATCGATCTCTCAGTGATTCCCTTTGCCAATGGAACAGGTCAGCCCGATGCCTTGCGCATGATCAATATCCTCAAGGGACATCCGCGCTGTCCAAAAATCAGCGATTCCCAGATTGAGGCTTTGAGCAAGGTGCGCGCTCACCTGACAAAAGTTTACGACGACCTGTCCAAATTTACCTCTCATCAAAACGAAATCGTTGATAGTGATGCCCTGCTCTATCAGGTGCCGGGTGGCATGCTGTCGAATTTCCGCTCTCAGCTGAAGGAGCAAAACATGGAAGACAAATTTGATGAGGTCTTCAATGAAGTGCCCATTGTGCGTAAGGCGTTGGGATGGATGCCGCTGGTCACCCCCACCTCTCAAATTGCGGGGAACCAGGCGTTCCTGAACGTGAAATTCGGAAGGTGGAAGAACCTCTCTCCCCAGGCACAGGACATTGCCTTGGGGTATTACGGACGCACTCCTGCACCGATCGACCCCGAAGTGCAGGCCATCGCCTCCAAGCAGTCGGGCCTCGAACCCATCACCTGTCGCCCAGTCGAATCCACAGCAGTGAAACGCAAGGGGATGGAGGATCTCCGTGCCGAACTGAAAGAAAAGGGATATCCCTGCGATGACGAACACTGCGTCATCTGGGCAATGTTCCCTGCTCAGGTTGAATCCTACTACAAGTCGCGAAACACGACACCCACTAGCCCTGCCGCTCCAGT
- the rimO gene encoding 30S ribosomal protein S12 methylthiotransferase RimO: MPTVGMISLGCAKNLIDSEIMMGHLSKAGMTLIDTPEQADALIINTCSFIDNAKKESIDTIFGAVQDRSRQRRNHRQKLIVAGCLSQRFKEELPKLMPEIDAFVGLDQLEQIPEILSRALGPALLAERDFVTRKPRYIPDWDTPRLRLTPHHTAYIKIAEGCNHPCSFCIIPKIRGQHRSRTIESVVKEARILVRQGVKELNLISQDTTYFGMDRWQEARPNPRSPVDSSKGESLAMLLQELNQIEGDFWIRLLYTHPAHWSDELIETIAKCDKVVNYVDIPLQHISDNMLTRMKRETSGDYIRDLLRRMRRGIPELAIRTTFIVGFPGETDADFEELLEFIEEFRFERMGVFQYSREEGTRAYKLDQHIHHMRKKKRWNVAMQRQEPISADYHDDQIGKRLKVLVDSPGVARSYRDAPEIDGVVFVDESLPVGQFAEVEIEDGFGYDLIARGGKIRELA; encoded by the coding sequence ATGCCGACGGTAGGTATGATTTCCCTCGGTTGTGCCAAGAACCTCATCGATTCCGAGATCATGATGGGGCACTTGAGCAAGGCCGGAATGACTTTGATTGATACGCCTGAGCAGGCGGATGCGTTGATCATCAACACGTGTTCCTTCATCGACAATGCGAAGAAGGAAAGCATCGATACCATTTTTGGAGCGGTACAGGATCGCAGTCGCCAGCGACGAAACCACCGTCAGAAGCTGATCGTAGCGGGTTGCCTCTCCCAGCGCTTCAAGGAGGAGTTGCCCAAACTCATGCCCGAGATCGACGCTTTCGTAGGGCTTGATCAGCTGGAGCAAATCCCCGAGATCCTGTCGCGCGCGCTGGGTCCAGCCCTGCTCGCCGAACGTGATTTTGTCACACGCAAGCCGCGCTACATCCCCGATTGGGATACTCCGCGCCTGCGCCTTACCCCGCACCACACGGCCTACATCAAAATCGCAGAGGGCTGTAACCATCCTTGCAGTTTCTGCATCATCCCCAAAATCCGGGGCCAACACCGGAGTCGAACCATCGAATCGGTCGTCAAGGAAGCCCGCATCCTCGTGCGTCAAGGCGTGAAGGAACTCAATCTGATCTCACAGGATACGACTTACTTTGGAATGGACCGGTGGCAGGAGGCACGCCCCAATCCGCGCTCTCCAGTGGATTCGAGCAAAGGGGAATCCCTGGCAATGCTGCTGCAGGAACTCAACCAGATCGAAGGGGATTTCTGGATTCGCCTGCTCTACACTCACCCGGCCCACTGGAGCGATGAATTGATCGAAACCATCGCCAAGTGCGACAAAGTCGTCAATTACGTCGACATCCCGCTTCAACACATCTCGGACAACATGCTCACGCGGATGAAACGGGAAACCAGCGGAGACTACATCCGGGATCTCCTTCGCCGCATGCGTCGGGGCATTCCGGAACTTGCAATCCGCACGACGTTCATTGTCGGATTTCCGGGGGAGACTGACGCTGACTTCGAAGAACTGCTCGAGTTCATCGAAGAATTTCGCTTTGAACGCATGGGGGTATTTCAATACTCCCGGGAGGAGGGAACTCGCGCCTACAAGCTGGATCAACACATCCATCACATGCGCAAGAAGAAGCGTTGGAATGTCGCCATGCAACGGCAGGAACCGATCAGCGCGGACTACCATGATGACCAGATCGGGAAGCGCCTCAAGGTGCTCGTGGACAGTCCTGGAGTCGCCCGTTCCTATCGCGATGCACCCGAAATCGATGGCGTTGTTTTTGTCGATGAATCACTGCCTGTCGGGCAGTTCGCAGAGGTCGAGATCGAGGATGGATTTGGCTATGACCTGATCGCCAGGGGAGGAAAAATTCGCGAACTTGCCTGA
- the ftsH gene encoding ATP-dependent zinc metalloprotease FtsH, producing the protein MKDRLPKKPGNQPNNRKPNDRMIEPKVLIIWLVILGVFLAFATIGNSVNSSVVQLSVPEVVKMASRDEIASGSIVNDPRGGEAWYKIDGTLRPSVDAAVESGSANRFVAEGRVTPEDFEVLRDKLVEKRANNWVTDLVGSLLPILLIVGILYFIFVRQLRNAGRGAMTFGKSKAKMLTRDKDRVTFRDVAGCEEAKEEVSEIVDFLKDPKKFQKIGGKIPKGILMVGPPGTGKTLLARAVAGEADVPFFSISGSDFVEMFVGVGAARVRDMFEQGRKNAPCLIFIDEIDAVGRQRGAGLGGGNDEREQTLNSLLVEMDGFDGHEGVIIIAATNRPDVLDQALLRPGRFDRQVTIGVPDLSGREAILKVHAKKIKISKDVDLHRVARSTVGFAGADLANLLNEAALLAARYGNPEVTMREIEDAHDKIRFGRERRQLMDDEDKRMTAYHEAGHAILQVLLKPRKVTLHKVTILPRGRALGLTMYTPVKDILGETRSEILDHICVIMGGRIAEELITGDYSTGASMDLKQATKYARHMVCDWGMSDLGPVVFGENQDQIFLGREINRTQNYSEETARKIDEAIHKINQGQFERAHELIEAHKESVIKLADALLEHETLEGKHVQEILEYGEIRSAVLHTPVPNLETDADEADAKKEKKGAKDPDDELGSDTAPAGVPA; encoded by the coding sequence ATGAAAGACCGCCTACCCAAAAAACCCGGCAACCAGCCCAACAATCGAAAACCAAATGACCGTATGATCGAACCCAAGGTTCTGATCATCTGGCTGGTCATCCTTGGCGTCTTTCTCGCGTTTGCTACCATCGGAAATTCCGTCAACTCCAGCGTGGTTCAACTTTCCGTGCCCGAAGTTGTGAAAATGGCATCCCGGGATGAAATTGCATCCGGTTCCATTGTCAATGATCCCCGTGGTGGCGAGGCATGGTACAAAATTGATGGCACCCTGCGTCCTTCTGTGGATGCCGCAGTGGAATCGGGCAGCGCAAATCGCTTTGTAGCAGAAGGCCGCGTTACCCCCGAAGATTTTGAAGTCCTTCGCGACAAACTCGTCGAGAAGCGCGCCAACAACTGGGTCACCGATCTCGTGGGCAGCCTGCTCCCGATTCTGCTGATCGTGGGCATTCTCTATTTCATCTTTGTCCGACAGCTTCGCAACGCCGGTCGGGGCGCCATGACCTTTGGAAAATCCAAGGCGAAAATGCTGACGCGGGACAAGGACCGCGTGACCTTTCGCGATGTGGCTGGCTGCGAAGAGGCCAAGGAAGAGGTCAGCGAAATTGTGGATTTCCTCAAGGATCCCAAAAAATTTCAGAAGATCGGAGGCAAGATCCCCAAGGGCATCCTGATGGTTGGACCTCCGGGAACGGGTAAAACGCTGCTCGCCCGCGCCGTTGCGGGTGAAGCCGACGTGCCTTTTTTCTCGATCTCGGGTTCGGACTTTGTGGAAATGTTTGTCGGAGTGGGAGCCGCCCGCGTTCGCGACATGTTTGAGCAGGGTCGAAAGAACGCCCCATGTCTCATCTTTATCGACGAAATTGACGCCGTTGGGCGCCAGCGCGGTGCTGGACTCGGCGGAGGCAACGATGAGCGCGAGCAGACCCTCAACTCGCTGTTGGTGGAAATGGATGGATTTGATGGTCATGAGGGCGTCATCATCATCGCTGCCACCAACCGCCCGGATGTGCTCGACCAGGCCTTGTTGCGACCGGGGCGCTTTGACCGTCAGGTGACCATCGGCGTTCCCGATCTGTCCGGACGTGAAGCGATCCTCAAAGTTCACGCCAAAAAGATCAAAATTTCCAAAGATGTGGATTTGCACCGTGTTGCGCGATCCACCGTCGGATTTGCGGGTGCAGATCTCGCCAATCTTCTCAACGAAGCCGCATTGCTCGCCGCCCGCTATGGAAATCCTGAGGTCACCATGCGGGAAATTGAAGACGCGCATGACAAGATTCGCTTTGGCCGTGAACGCCGACAGCTGATGGATGATGAAGACAAGCGCATGACGGCCTATCACGAAGCGGGGCACGCCATCCTGCAGGTGCTGCTCAAGCCGCGCAAGGTCACGCTGCACAAGGTCACCATCCTCCCACGCGGTCGTGCACTGGGTCTCACCATGTACACTCCGGTGAAAGACATCCTTGGGGAAACCCGCTCCGAGATCCTCGATCATATCTGTGTGATCATGGGAGGGCGCATTGCCGAAGAACTGATCACCGGAGACTACAGCACCGGAGCTTCCATGGATCTGAAGCAGGCGACCAAATACGCGCGTCACATGGTCTGCGACTGGGGCATGAGCGATTTGGGTCCCGTCGTCTTTGGTGAAAACCAGGATCAGATCTTTTTGGGACGCGAAATCAACCGCACGCAGAATTATTCGGAAGAGACGGCGCGAAAGATCGACGAAGCCATTCACAAGATCAATCAGGGACAGTTTGAACGGGCACACGAGCTGATTGAAGCACACAAGGAATCGGTCATCAAACTTGCCGATGCGCTGCTTGAGCACGAAACACTCGAAGGAAAGCACGTTCAGGAAATCCTCGAATACGGCGAGATTCGCTCGGCAGTATTGCACACTCCTGTTCCAAATCTTGAAACGGATGCGGACGAAGCAGACGCGAAAAAGGAGAAGAAGGGTGCAAAAGACCCGGATGATGAACTGGGAAGTGACACCGCACCCGCCGGAGTTCCCGCCTGA
- the tilS gene encoding tRNA lysidine(34) synthetase TilS, whose product MEQASPDSILIEQLPFDCLHPDVQQALRSLTRSDKHIGIACSGGADSVFLLRWILAILPELRTRLRVLHFDHQLRGEASTTDARFVQQICKQHGLICEVGRHPSDRQAPPSIHRDEATLRKERFAFFSSQASRHSLELILTAHHQNDRVESLLMRLSRGSALDGLIAPKPVQHFRNGLHIARPLLHLDKEHIRNCLQHIGQPWREDASNASTRFYRNFVRNELLPRWQQYSGPTLMQQLSTSLHFLEEDANCLDDLCTRTLASVNLQQRQFPIHALQDQGRAILRRCVRRWLQEHPGAADCSHWHVERVLQLQPCERMQLNQAWEVVLRRDGWLELQSTTPCHPFAPLQFALGPGDQLCFPDGNCLKCERIPFTPALYQQILDGIDDPFSQVHLQVGAIKKGFTLQVKFWQDGMRYRPLGSPYNQKLHACFINRKIPKALRRRLPIVCDAHGNVLWAPGLIPAEIARVKPDSNDLLRLTYPWS is encoded by the coding sequence ATGGAGCAAGCCTCACCAGATTCAATCCTTATCGAGCAACTTCCGTTCGATTGCCTGCACCCGGATGTTCAACAGGCACTACGCTCCCTGACCCGGTCGGACAAGCACATCGGCATTGCCTGCTCGGGAGGTGCCGACTCCGTCTTTCTGCTTCGCTGGATTCTCGCAATCCTTCCAGAACTGCGAACCCGCTTGCGAGTGCTGCATTTTGACCACCAGCTTCGCGGGGAGGCATCCACAACAGATGCCCGCTTTGTACAGCAGATCTGCAAGCAGCATGGACTGATCTGCGAAGTGGGGAGGCACCCGTCAGACAGGCAAGCGCCCCCTTCGATTCACAGGGATGAAGCGACGCTTCGCAAGGAGCGGTTTGCTTTTTTCTCCAGCCAGGCATCACGGCATTCACTTGAACTGATCTTGACCGCTCACCACCAGAATGACCGCGTGGAGTCCCTGCTGATGCGGCTGAGTCGCGGCAGCGCTCTGGATGGCCTGATCGCCCCCAAGCCCGTGCAGCACTTCCGCAATGGGCTGCACATCGCAAGACCCCTGCTCCATCTCGACAAGGAACACATCCGCAACTGCCTGCAACACATCGGTCAGCCATGGAGGGAGGATGCATCCAATGCCAGCACACGCTTCTATCGAAACTTTGTGCGAAACGAGCTGCTGCCCCGCTGGCAGCAATACTCCGGACCGACACTGATGCAACAGCTCTCCACCAGCCTGCATTTCCTGGAAGAAGATGCCAACTGCCTCGATGATCTGTGTACGAGGACTCTGGCATCCGTGAACCTCCAGCAACGCCAATTTCCCATCCACGCCCTGCAGGACCAGGGGCGCGCGATCCTGCGTCGCTGTGTTCGTCGCTGGCTGCAGGAACACCCCGGTGCAGCCGATTGCAGCCACTGGCACGTGGAGCGCGTGCTGCAGTTGCAACCCTGCGAACGCATGCAACTCAACCAGGCATGGGAAGTGGTGCTTCGGCGCGATGGCTGGCTCGAGCTGCAATCAACCACCCCCTGCCACCCGTTTGCCCCCCTGCAGTTTGCGCTTGGACCGGGTGACCAACTCTGCTTTCCCGACGGAAACTGCCTGAAGTGTGAACGAATTCCGTTCACCCCAGCTCTATATCAACAGATCCTGGACGGAATTGACGACCCGTTCTCCCAGGTTCACCTGCAGGTTGGGGCCATCAAGAAAGGCTTTACCCTGCAAGTGAAATTCTGGCAGGACGGAATGCGCTACCGACCGCTGGGGTCTCCATACAACCAGAAGCTCCATGCATGTTTTATCAACCGAAAGATTCCCAAAGCACTGCGCAGACGACTCCCGATCGTGTGCGACGCACACGGGAACGTGCTGTGGGCACCTGGCCTCATACCCGCTGAAATCGCCCGTGTGAAGCCCGATTCGAATGACCTTCTTAGGTTGACTTACCCATGGAGTTAA
- a CDS encoding lysophospholipid acyltransferase family protein produces the protein MPTQPLIDLEAVIEDRPAWRWMRPLMRWLQRLFGIDLLNHDYATFLQQYEAGELGDTNFFVAVLRYLEINYEISESDLRKVPQTGPMMVVGNHPFGGVDGLVLGAVMTQARPDARLLANELLAHMEPIRPFMFGVNVFGGSEASRRNFKSMKQALRWLESGGCIATFPSGVVSHFTLRHMQVVDPAWNPHITSMAQRTGATVLPLYFPGRNSLKFQVAGLIHPMLRTLLLPRELQRLKGKTIHVRIGKAITPARLRAFEDLQEATQFLRVNSYVLRDRKMEPGQEKIRRFPLVKLRKAASPLPIVNAIDPEWMQSEIAALPGASLLLTNGEFDVRIARAREIPHTLREIGRLREVTFREIGEGTGQSIDLDEFDAHYLHLFIWNRKEREIVGAYRMGLTDEILSHYGKRGLYTTTLFKLKDEFLEELNPAIELGRSFVRIEYQRKQATLSILWRGIGTFIGRHPKYSRLFGPVSITAEYSSISKDLMVQFLRENRFHPTLSKMVRARKPHRSNRLRALFMESMHEPADSLDDISAMISEIEFDRKGVPVLLKHYLKLNGVMLSFNRDPKFSDVVDGLILVDMEQADPHIMRRYIGDEAWRQFSQYHHPVEETQQV, from the coding sequence ATGCCGACACAACCCCTGATTGATCTCGAGGCGGTCATTGAGGATCGTCCAGCCTGGCGCTGGATGCGGCCCCTGATGCGCTGGTTGCAGCGCTTGTTCGGGATCGACCTGCTCAACCACGATTATGCTACGTTCCTTCAGCAATATGAAGCGGGTGAACTTGGGGATACGAATTTTTTCGTGGCGGTGCTGCGCTATCTCGAGATCAACTATGAAATTTCAGAGTCGGACCTCCGCAAAGTTCCCCAGACGGGTCCGATGATGGTGGTGGGCAATCACCCCTTTGGAGGAGTGGACGGACTGGTACTGGGTGCGGTCATGACCCAGGCGCGACCCGATGCACGCTTGCTCGCAAATGAGCTGCTCGCTCACATGGAGCCGATTCGCCCGTTCATGTTTGGAGTGAATGTTTTTGGAGGTTCGGAGGCATCGCGACGAAACTTCAAGTCGATGAAGCAGGCACTTCGGTGGCTGGAAAGCGGAGGGTGCATCGCGACGTTTCCATCCGGAGTCGTCTCGCACTTCACCCTGCGCCACATGCAGGTCGTGGATCCGGCCTGGAATCCGCACATCACCAGCATGGCCCAACGTACAGGCGCTACCGTGCTGCCCCTGTATTTCCCGGGACGCAATTCCCTGAAGTTTCAGGTTGCGGGGCTGATTCATCCGATGTTGCGCACACTCCTGTTGCCGCGGGAGTTGCAGCGGCTGAAAGGGAAAACCATCCATGTGCGCATTGGTAAGGCGATCACGCCTGCACGGCTGCGCGCGTTTGAGGACTTGCAGGAGGCAACCCAGTTTCTTCGGGTGAACTCCTACGTTCTCCGTGATCGCAAAATGGAGCCGGGACAGGAAAAAATCCGACGCTTTCCTCTGGTGAAGCTGCGCAAGGCTGCTTCGCCACTGCCAATCGTGAATGCGATCGATCCTGAATGGATGCAATCGGAAATTGCAGCTTTGCCGGGTGCGTCATTGCTGCTCACAAATGGTGAATTTGATGTCCGCATCGCCCGTGCCAGGGAAATCCCCCATACGCTCCGCGAAATCGGGCGGCTGCGCGAGGTCACCTTCCGTGAGATTGGAGAGGGGACCGGGCAATCGATTGATCTCGATGAGTTTGATGCGCACTACCTGCACCTGTTCATCTGGAACCGTAAGGAGCGCGAGATTGTGGGAGCCTATCGCATGGGACTCACGGACGAAATACTTTCACATTACGGGAAACGGGGCCTCTACACCACGACCTTGTTCAAGCTGAAAGACGAGTTCCTTGAGGAACTGAATCCTGCCATCGAACTGGGGCGCTCCTTTGTGCGCATCGAGTATCAGCGCAAACAGGCGACGCTCTCCATACTGTGGCGGGGGATTGGCACCTTTATTGGCAGACATCCCAAGTATTCCCGGCTCTTTGGACCGGTATCGATCACCGCTGAGTACAGCTCGATTTCCAAAGACCTCATGGTGCAGTTCCTCCGGGAAAACCGCTTTCATCCGACGCTTTCCAAGATGGTGAGAGCGCGAAAGCCACACCGCTCCAATCGCCTGCGCGCCCTATTCATGGAGTCCATGCACGAACCCGCAGATTCTCTGGACGACATTTCAGCGATGATTTCCGAGATCGAGTTTGACCGCAAAGGCGTGCCGGTCCTGCTCAAACACTACCTCAAGCTCAACGGCGTCATGCTAAGCTTCAATCGCGACCCCAAGTTCAGCGATGTCGTCGACGGACTGATTTTGGTGGACATGGAGCAGGCTGACCCGCACATCATGCGTCGCTATATCGGTGATGAAGCCTGGAGGCAGTTCTCCCAGTATCATCATCCTGTGGAGGAAACGCAGCAGGTGTAG